TTCTGAACAGACAGACACTAAAGAAATAGAGGTCTGCCAAAAGTCTGTGTTGCGGATGTACAGACTGTTTTCCTGTTGAGTCTGTACTGCAATAGCTGTAGTTTTCCTATTAAAACTAAACTCACTCTGGAGTTGTTTGCATGCCCTTCTATACCAACTTCCTTGAAATGTAGCTaacataaataatatatatatttattattattattactatttttggCAACAAAAAAGTGTATTGAATGTACAATATCCCCAGGGCTATTACAATATTTCATAGAACTCTGAACATGATTGGTtcttgtaagtgtgtgtgtgtgacagtgagaGTGCAACGCCCCTAATAAAACGACCGATGACGtctgattaaaaaataaaaacacagcacAGTTGTTAAACCCAGAGgcaacatcgcgagacttccgggaacgcttgcGAAACAGGCAATCGATCAGGCAGGTGTTTGTGGTTTAaaaagtcaatgagagaagtgaaatctaaaggcacaatgTAGATTCGAGGcgatgtcttaagtagttgaacatgttattactccaaccttgtgaaagtgacaaactgacacgttttcattttcgtcaTAAAACAACTTTAAGGAGTGCATTTGATtttgacggcctgcacatgcGCACAGGCGCGAGACGACCGTTAGACTATATGGCGTTTTCTACGCATGAGTTTAGCTAGCAAagtcgccatgacatcgcctacgagtgtgatcggggatttctattggagaagcagttttagcctttcttcatactgtactggtTTTGACCGCAGTGTGTTGTGACTGGACCGAGAATATGACACCTGTTGgccaggcagacacagacagttGGCAGCAAGTAGGCCTTAATAGCAGTAGGCCTAAATCGTCTGTACCTATTAAAAGTAAGGACAGACGCTAACGTTAGCTCGCTATCTTAAATGgcgctagctagatagctaatttaACTATAACGTCTCAACATAGAGGGTtgactagctaagttagctaactGCCAGTAGCAAGCGATCCATGGTCAGGTCACTCTAGCTAGGCTAATAGTTAGCTAGCcacgttagttagctaacactAGCCAGCTCGAACTGATCGTTAATGTTAGTTATTAAAGGGAGAATCTGGGATTGTTACATCCATTTTTGTATCCATATTTTTAATTAGTGATAGTATTAGATAGCTATTtactcttgaagaatataactcatACATTTATCATGAGCTTAACATTAGTTAAACTGCTTTACCACATTCAAACCCAAAATTGTATAAGCATATATATtctattgtttgtaaacaatgtaaatttAAACAAACTGTATAGCTGCAAAACATGGTTAACATTTGTatctaatggatggtcagtcctggcaTCCATAGCTCCATctttgaatttgagagtagttacatttcttCAGTCCCATCTCTCAGCTGTTAATCAAAAATGTGTCCCATTAACTAGTATTATTATAAGCCTATCCTGTTCGTCCCATTAACTAGTATTATTATAAGCCTATCCTGTTCTGTATAATTTTGTCATATATTTTCTCCTTTCATTATAGAAGGTCGAACTTGCAAAATGGCTAGACATGACAAACTGTACACATGGATGCGGTATTTGATGTTGCTGCTTTGTGTGATACTTGTTGTAAGTAGCTAAATGTTGCCTAGCTAGCAAACAAAGCCCAGTTGAACTgtgtctgtgtttgaaatgcaaatAATGAACATTCTTCTATAATCGATAATGTAAACTGTTCTTAGCTAGCTATAGAAATATAGTTGCCCTCTCATAAAACCGAGGTTTGTGAATGCATTGCAAAAGTCAAACACACAGAAGAAGACAGCAACTGCTGTTGTTGTCATTGTAATATTACCTAGCCTGAGAAATCCATCTGGCAAaacatagaagaaaaaaaaacaggtcCATAACAACTCAAATGCAATTTATTAACAGatgataaaaatttaaaaaatgaaagaaCACAAtcatctttctctcccctccagaTAAGTGGCTTTGTGCTGCTGGGGCTTGGCGCATGGATTAGATATGGAGCAGCTACGTTTGTAGATGTCCTGGGCTCCTACTCGTCTCAGCTCATCTACATCAGCTACATCTGTATTGGTATGGGCTCAGTGCTGTCTTTCACGGGTCTCATCGGCTGCTGTGGGGCTTGGAAAGAGAACCGCTTCTTTATCATGCTGGTGAGAGACAACAGTTGTGCAGTCAATTTCAAGGCACCAGACAATAATTGTCTTACTGTGTTATACTACTGCAGAGTTGTAAATGTCCCACTCTTTTCCCCCTGCAAGCTTCAATAAGAGGCAACATTTTCACTATCTCTGCATTTTTTGTACCCTGAACAGTTTTTCTTCATCGTGACAATGCTATTTGTTGCTGAAATCATTGGGACTATTTTTGTCTTGACGTACCGGAATCTGGTAAGAATAAATGAACATGCTGGCATCTGTATCATCAAGTAAGCAAATCTATATCATAATTTAGAGCCCtgtaaattaattaattatttgtaTGATATAGCCTAGCCAGGCTATGCCTTTCAATAAGCTGTGATGTCTATATGTGACAGGTTAGCTTAGTGGTACGTGATGCAAGCAAGAATTCCCTTATGACTGCCTATATGGGCCCAGCGGCAACAGACCCAATCTCAACAGCATGGAACACAGTCATGGTCAAGGTGAGAGGCTCTAATGGGGAAAGGTCCAAATAGGCTTGGCTTTACTATTTGGTTCCTTTGACCACCAGAGCTTCCCAGACAGTAGTTATTACAGCTAATGTCTTTGATGTCTTTATTGGTTTTTCATCTCTTAGTTCAAATGCTGTGGTTTTGAGAACTCGACTGTAGATTTCAAGGGCTCTGTGTTCAGTACTACCACGGGTTTGAACTACCCTAAGACTTGCTGTGTGAACAAGACCCTTGCAGACTGTGACGGTATCACCATCACTCCAAGTCTGATCCAACCACAGGTAACCTAATCCAGTGCCTCACTGCACTATGTTGTATCAGTCTGTGATCTAATGCTGTAAAGCCTTAAGCCAAATGCCCCCTGTGTGTTTCCCCCAGAGCTGCTTTGGTAAGGTCATCACAGTGATCAGAGAGCAGAGTGTCATCCTGGGATCAGCAGCTGGCTGCATATGTATGATGGAGGTATGGTATGGGAGAATCTCAATCGGTTTTGCTTGACTCCTCGCGtcatctcctctgtcctctcctcacctGATGAAAAGATGGtgccgaagaacatggctgacgttttacattctcccaaccaattgtgctattttgttagttgttTTGTGTAacctatttttttacttattgtgtacataatgttgctgctaccgtctcttatgaccgaaaataacttctggacatcagaacagcgattactcatcgcggactggaagaaactttttcctttaacgagtccaacAAGGAAAAGGTGCCGCAGATCGGgcagccttctgagaatccgtaggcgagcgagtaaactcccactgccatccgttcttcttgcttacgtgcaatcattggaaaataaaattgatgacctacgattaagattatcccaccaacgggacattaaaaactgtaacatcttatatTTCAccaagacgtggctgaacgacgttacagacaatatagagctagcgggatgtttcatgcaccggcagaacagagacgctacctctggtaagagaaggggttgggggtgtgtgtctttgtcaataacagctggtgcgcaatgtctaatattaaagaagtcttgaggtattgctcgcctgaggtagagcaccttaccttatgataagctgtagaccacactatctaccaagaaagttctcatctatattattcgtagccgtctatttaccaccacagaacgaagctggcactaagaccacgctcaaccaactctataaggccataagcaaagaagaaaatgctcacccagaagcggcgctcctagtggccggggactttaatgcaggcaaacttaaatcagttttaccaaatttttaccagcatgtcacatgtgcaaccagaaaaaaaaaatccaagaccacctttattccacacacagagatgcatacaaagctctccctcaccctccatttgacaaatatgaccataattctatcctcctgattcctgcttacaagcaaaaactaaagtaggaagtaccagtgactcgctcaatacggaagtggtaagATGgcacggatgctacactacaggactgttttgctagcacagactggaatatgttccgggattcatccaatggcattgaggagtacaccactgTCGTGACGTTGTATTGATTAATGTGACGACTGCTGCTCGTCAAATGATTAAAAGTTTATAATTACGTGATTAAATGAATCGGgcaattattaactcattaacctggCGCACCATGTTAAAGTTTGGAtatatttcccaaattaactcaaagaatatcagaatattgattttacaacagtcgctaatcaatcaatttcctctacagtctcattctgaacgtcgcataatccgggaatctgcacaaacccgagtcTCACCAAATAAGTCCGTACCACACCAAttgagttgattatttatttgCTAACAAGCTAAAATTATAAtataagatacacatacacaaacacagtctaggctattgattagaacttagtacgataaaacaggtccctagcgggcCAACACATTATGACGCGGGTTACACAAAATGGGGAtttcaaaagagagagagagtgcacgaGAGAAAAACACACTTGGGTGCATTTGTCAGCTATgcttattttaaccctaaccttgcctcgaactgccgctcttatgggtcagaatataatgatgtaattacgtgTTGAAGGTCTCAGATGGGTGTCTCTGCGTGGACCGGATTCCGACTTCTCTGATGACGGTCCATCTTCGGTTACCGGGTGTAactctctgtttctcctcacGATGTCAGTGTCATTTCTCTTGGTGGTCTGTTTCCTCACCCTTGCTCTGAAAAGTGGTTTTCGGAGGAGGGCTAATCAGCCATGTGGATGGTTCCAGCATGTGAAGGAAAACAGTGTAGACACAGAATTCCTTGGAGAGTGGTGACCGGGTGGTCCTGCTTGAATTTACCCCGTTTAGATACAGCTACTCGTCCGTAACATAGGTTGTTAAAAGGTTCCTTTGTCTTCTTCAACCTTGTGTTGCGTTTTGGGTTTGCTGACCACTCAGACCTTGGCTGCAGCTAGTCtaatatgttaattcttaactcatGTTTTATACCCTGGGGTCAGAAATGGGCGTTTCCGCATTTAGGGCAATTCTCTGGGCATACCAAGTTACGAGGCAAGGTCTGGATTTTACTCAGATCCaatttagacaactaacttcacatttcatctttacaaaaacattctctttgatcaggacattttccacacaacatACAATATGCAAACAGTAGGCACACATAAGGAAAACtcttaaagttacaatgttttcgttaTACCGTCGTCCTTTAACTTTTAATAACATAAAAAAACAACAttattttcatattccatctatcgtcattaCC
The sequence above is a segment of the Salvelinus alpinus chromosome 1, SLU_Salpinus.1, whole genome shotgun sequence genome. Coding sequences within it:
- the LOC139576631 gene encoding tetraspanin-16-like isoform X2 codes for the protein MARHDKLYTWMRYLMLLLCISGFVLLGLGAWIRYGAATFVDVLGSYSSQLIYISYICIGMGSVLSFTGLIGCCGAWKENRFFIMLFFFIVTMLFVAEIIGTIFVLTYRNLVSLVVRDASKNSLMTAYMGPAATDPISTAWNTVMVKFKCCGFENSTVDFKGSVFSTTTGLNYPKTCCVNKTLADCDGITITPSLIQPQSCFGKVITVIREQSVILGSAAGCICMMELSSMILAMVLFVKLGLMRHPW
- the LOC139576631 gene encoding tetraspanin-16-like isoform X1; the encoded protein is MARHDKLYTWMRYLMLLLCVILVISGFVLLGLGAWIRYGAATFVDVLGSYSSQLIYISYICIGMGSVLSFTGLIGCCGAWKENRFFIMLFFFIVTMLFVAEIIGTIFVLTYRNLVSLVVRDASKNSLMTAYMGPAATDPISTAWNTVMVKFKCCGFENSTVDFKGSVFSTTTGLNYPKTCCVNKTLADCDGITITPSLIQPQSCFGKVITVIREQSVILGSAAGCICMMELSSMILAMVLFVKLGLMRHPW